The following coding sequences lie in one Glycine soja cultivar W05 chromosome 16, ASM419377v2, whole genome shotgun sequence genomic window:
- the LOC114389577 gene encoding dof zinc finger protein DOF3.4-like gives MPSSNSGESRRASKPHRSVAAPPVEPENLPCPRCDSANTKFCYYNNYNYSQPRHFCKSCRRYWTHGGTLRDIPVGGGSRKNAKRSRTHHAAAATSSSSSTSSATTSAHEHHNAHTLTALAPVTAATHFGHDGDVKQTNGNACGSYTSLLNNTQGSGFFALGGFGLGLGHGFDDMGFGIGRSGWAFPGMVDNGNIGGAIASSGVNTWQLESGEGGFVGGDCFSWPGLAISTPGNGLK, from the coding sequence ATGCCGTCGTCGAATTCCGGCGAGAGCCGCCGAGCGAGCAAGCCGCATCGATCGGTGGCGGCGCCGCCGGTCGAGCCAGAGAACCTCCCCTGCCCGCGGTGCGACTCCGCCAACACCAAGTTCTGCTACTACAACAACTACAACTACTCCCAGCCGCGCCACTTCTGCAAGTCCTGCCGCCGCTACTGGACCCACGGCGGCACCCTCCGCGACATCCCCGTCGGCGGAGGCAGCCGCAAGAACGCCAAGCGCTCCCGCACCCACCACGCCGCCGCCGCCACATCGTCGTCCTCCTCCACCTCCTCCGCCACGACGTCAGCGCACGAACACCACAACGCGCACACGTTAACCGCATTGGCTCCCGTTACCGCCGCCACGCACTTCGGACATGACGGCGACGTCAAACAGACTAACGGTAACGCTTGCGGGAGCTACACTTCGTTGCTGAACAACACCCAGGGCTCCGGGTTTTTCGCCCTCGGTGGgtttgggcttgggcttggacACGGGTTTGACGACATGGGCTTTGGCATTGGGAGGTCGGGCTGGGCATTCCCCGGAATGGTGGACAATGGCAACATTGGCGGCGCCATTGCGTCTTCTGGAGTCAACACGTGGCAGTTAGAGAGTGGCGAAGGTGGGTTCGTTGGCGGAGATTGCTTCTCTTGGCCTGGGCTTGCGATTTCAACACCGGGAAATGGTCTCAAATGA